One Hevea brasiliensis isolate MT/VB/25A 57/8 chromosome 5, ASM3005281v1, whole genome shotgun sequence genomic region harbors:
- the LOC110667271 gene encoding disease resistance protein Piks-1: MLILAEFSTKITHFFFIRLGYCTNFLFKLPFSIQTSTIPLLATVIGNSMKKKIILKVQMKCEKCRTEALKVAAKACGVNFVGLEGDNKEKVVVIGDGVDPVDLAIDMRKKVGPTDIISVADAT; the protein is encoded by the exons ATGTTGATACTTGCCGAATTTTCTACGAAAATCACTCATTTTTTCTTTATAAGACTCGGATACTGCACAAACTTCTTATTCAAGCTACCTTTCTCTATACAAACCTCAACCATTCCTCTCCTTGCAACAGTTATAGGAAACAGCATGAAG AAAAAAATAATCCTGAAAGTTCAGATGAAGTGCGAGAAATGCCGGACTGAGGCACTCAAGGTTGCGGCGAAAGCTTGCG gtGTGAACTTTGTGGGGTTAGAAGGAGATAACAAAGAAAAAGTGGTGGTGATCGGAGATGGAGTTGACCCTGTCGATTTGGCCATCGACATGAGGAAGAAAGTTGGCCCCACGGATATTATCAGCGTTGCTGATGCAACTTAG
- the LOC131180093 gene encoding uncharacterized protein LOC131180093, producing the protein MRELRESFGLFRKSENSPIWTTLDPKRPFKRYVEIEKVALTNYGKGYRKLGVIVDVIDQNRATIGALDMVRNQINFKRLRYGPKSQKVVEKEVESRNLAGSDVGDKGDPTPLVQEVPAQLQQALFEQMSECGAMDHHQKDCHKRNFSWTEMEKLSSTAQSDSSLEGFEATGSAMKPTFEAGERPDARVTSLANTNQARED; encoded by the exons ATGCGAGAATTGAGAGAGAGCTTTGGATTGTTCAGAAAATCTGAAAATAGCCCAA TTTGGACCACTCTCGATCCCAAGAGGCCGTTTAAGAGATATGTGGAGATCGAGAAGGTAGCTCTCACTAACTATGGTAAAGGCTACAGGAAGCTCggtgtcatcgtcgatgtcattgaCCAAAACCGAGCTACAATTGGGGCCCTTGACATGGTTAGGAACCAAATTaacttcaagag gttaaggtatggacccaAATCGCAAAAGGTAGTAGAGAAAGAAGTAGAAAGTCGTAATCTAGCTGGGAGTGATGTTGGAGACAAGGGAGATCCTACTCCGTTAGTGCAAGAGGTCCCTGCACAACTCCAAcaagccttgtttgagcagatgagcGA gTGTGGGGCCATGGACCATCATCAGAAAGATTGTCATAAGAGGAACTTTTCATGGACCGAAATGGAGAAATTATCTTCCACTGCACAGAGTGATAGTAGTTTGGAGGGATTCGAGGCAACTGGGAGTGCTATGAAGCCTACATTTGAAGCTGGGGAAAGACCAGATGCAAGAGTAACATCACTTGCAAATACTAACCAAGCCAGAGAGGATTAA